A region of Agrobacterium vitis DNA encodes the following proteins:
- a CDS encoding DUF4432 family protein, which translates to MDTDLLRRTADLRALADIRLVTLDDGPGRGQRLLIGRNAKGVAFEIAVDRGFDVSGLSFRGTNVGWHSPTQMVFPTHDPDSEEGLGFFRNFDGFMITCGLDQYSRPYDADVGHYNYPNLTTRRMPQHGRISTEKARLHRYGVEPENFNIVCEGTVRQASVFGEVLELYRKITVPIFETTLIIDDTIANRSFRPSDHAILYHLNFGYPFLDESLKIAGLPEQILAEINSGPPVAQDDFGEKVDHVDFRITPHETPIRLHNPTCGFAVSLKYDRSALPKFAAWRAYQSGVFALGIEPRSDLRPAEGGKLRPGESRSYSLQLSFAPE; encoded by the coding sequence ATGGATACTGATCTCCTAAGACGAACAGCAGATCTGCGTGCTCTGGCAGATATTCGGCTTGTGACGCTGGACGATGGACCAGGGCGCGGCCAGCGACTTTTGATCGGCCGAAATGCAAAAGGCGTCGCATTCGAAATCGCGGTCGATCGAGGCTTCGATGTTTCGGGCCTGTCGTTCAGAGGCACCAATGTCGGATGGCATTCTCCGACTCAAATGGTGTTTCCGACCCACGATCCCGACTCCGAGGAAGGATTGGGCTTTTTTCGCAATTTCGACGGCTTCATGATCACATGCGGCCTGGATCAATACAGCAGGCCTTATGACGCCGATGTCGGCCACTACAACTATCCCAATCTGACAACCCGGAGGATGCCGCAACATGGCAGGATCTCGACTGAGAAAGCGCGTCTGCATCGATATGGCGTGGAACCGGAAAACTTCAATATCGTGTGCGAGGGGACCGTGCGCCAGGCAAGCGTCTTTGGCGAGGTTCTGGAGCTGTATCGCAAGATCACCGTCCCCATTTTCGAAACCACGCTGATCATTGATGACACGATTGCAAACCGTAGTTTCCGGCCTTCGGACCATGCGATCCTCTATCACCTGAACTTCGGCTACCCGTTCCTTGACGAGTCCCTGAAGATCGCCGGACTTCCGGAGCAGATCCTCGCTGAGATAAATTCCGGGCCCCCCGTTGCTCAGGACGACTTCGGCGAGAAAGTCGACCATGTCGATTTCCGTATAACTCCACACGAGACGCCAATCAGACTTCATAACCCGACGTGTGGATTTGCTGTTTCTTTGAAGTATGACCGGAGCGCCCTTCCGAAGTTCGCGGCATGGCGGGCATATCAGTCAGGAGTCTTTGCGCTTGGCATCGAGCCGCGCTCGGATCTTCGGCCGGCTGAAGGGGGAAAACTCCGCCCGGGTGAGAGCCGCAGCTATTCTCTGCAACTGAGCTTTGCGCCCGAATGA
- a CDS encoding Na/Pi cotransporter family protein: MESTIVMINLLGAVALLLFGLSQVKDGATRALGARLRSGLATGTRSSTRSFLSGFAATVALQSSTATALMVSSFVERELIKPRMAQVVLLGANVGTAVTAWIVATGIEWISPVLLFLGIILHRSGSASRQGAGAALIGIALMLLSLHLLSTATEPLRHSPALAAFIGLLDNAWPVAMIFAAVIAFVSSSSLAAVILILSLTSAGMLSGGLIVALVLGANLGGAIPPVIASLSGSSAARRVTLGNLIVRAIGCLLTLPIAQPLAEWLALIPLPPSKLPVDAHLAFNLALAALAWPCSRLIARWMAVLIPDQTQAENTPNYLDTDELSTPVVALASAAREVLGVGDIVEKMLLKVSDAFDRNTTTGLTDVPSLERQVDRLQQEIKVYLSKLGRNGLSEEEGRRSIVIIDYAINLEHIGDIIEKGLVPEVTKKVAQGLKFSDDGFEELQQLFQLTIDNLRIAQTILITRDIKLAKQLMERKIDVRRMEKRSSERHLERLRDGRADSLQTSSLHLDILRDLKRINAHITSVAHPIMDEEGLLGESRLLTSTSAPAHRNNL; encoded by the coding sequence TTGGAATCGACCATCGTCATGATCAATCTACTTGGCGCCGTGGCATTGCTTTTGTTCGGTCTCTCTCAAGTGAAGGACGGCGCGACCCGCGCATTGGGAGCCAGATTGCGATCTGGTCTCGCAACGGGAACGCGCAGCAGTACCCGGTCATTCCTGTCCGGCTTCGCCGCAACTGTCGCCCTTCAAAGCTCCACGGCAACAGCACTGATGGTCTCGTCCTTTGTGGAACGGGAGCTGATCAAGCCTAGGATGGCGCAGGTCGTTCTGCTCGGTGCCAACGTTGGAACGGCTGTCACGGCATGGATTGTGGCAACCGGCATAGAATGGATTTCACCCGTTCTCCTTTTTCTTGGCATCATACTTCATCGGAGTGGCTCGGCATCTCGCCAAGGCGCAGGAGCGGCTCTGATCGGCATAGCCCTTATGTTGCTCTCTCTCCATCTGCTGAGCACTGCGACCGAGCCTTTGCGGCATTCTCCGGCGCTTGCAGCCTTTATCGGTTTGCTCGACAACGCTTGGCCGGTGGCTATGATTTTCGCAGCCGTCATTGCCTTCGTGTCATCGTCAAGCCTCGCCGCCGTCATCCTCATTCTGTCACTGACGTCTGCAGGCATGCTGTCGGGTGGCCTCATCGTCGCACTGGTCCTTGGTGCAAATCTCGGCGGAGCCATTCCGCCCGTGATTGCATCGCTGTCAGGATCAAGCGCCGCGAGGCGTGTGACCCTCGGCAACCTGATCGTCCGGGCGATTGGTTGTTTGCTGACATTGCCAATCGCCCAGCCCTTGGCTGAATGGCTCGCCTTGATACCGCTCCCGCCATCGAAACTTCCCGTCGATGCGCATCTTGCCTTCAACCTTGCGCTTGCGGCGCTCGCCTGGCCATGCTCAAGGCTTATCGCTCGCTGGATGGCAGTTCTCATCCCGGATCAAACCCAGGCGGAAAACACACCCAACTACCTCGACACGGACGAACTTTCGACTCCGGTCGTCGCTCTGGCCAGTGCAGCGAGAGAGGTGCTCGGTGTCGGCGATATTGTCGAGAAGATGCTCCTGAAGGTTTCCGATGCCTTCGACCGGAACACCACCACGGGACTGACGGACGTTCCCTCTCTCGAGCGTCAGGTCGATCGGTTGCAGCAGGAGATCAAAGTCTATCTTTCAAAGCTGGGACGTAACGGCCTGTCGGAGGAAGAGGGGCGCAGATCGATTGTCATCATCGACTACGCCATCAATCTCGAACACATCGGCGACATCATCGAAAAAGGCCTGGTGCCCGAAGTCACGAAAAAGGTCGCGCAGGGCCTGAAGTTCTCAGACGATGGTTTCGAGGAACTCCAGCAGCTTTTCCAGTTGACGATCGACAACCTCAGGATCGCGCAAACGATCCTGATTACTCGCGACATAAAACTCGCCAAGCAGCTGATGGAAAGGAAGATCGACGTTCGCCGCATGGAGAAGCGCTCTTCGGAGCGTCATCTGGAACGCTTGCGCGACGGGCGCGCTGACAGCCTGCAAACGAGTTCACTTCATCTCGACATCCTTCGCGATCTCAAAAGGATCAATGCTCACATCACCTCGGTGGCGCATCCAATCATGGACGAGGAGGGTCTGCTCGGAGAAAGCCGGCTTCTCACCAGCACTTCCGCACCTGCGCATAGGAACAATCTATGA
- a CDS encoding aldose 1-epimerase, with product MEKTVVSTESGQSHTTISAKTIQGIEMIEVTGPRYRARIALQGATLLDWWPRSVDGLEDESLVDGYRDLRELKSQNGVRNAILAPFTNRLTGGRFYFDGLVHELSPIAEGEDEVYHGFARVRLFALGQVDSYGDNLRIELIHETADVGATGYPYNLRISVVYMFAGHEVELQIATTNLGEQRAPYAAGWHPYFRLPGTTAIDDLILQVPSRSVVETIDLIPKVASNGELDLRDNDTFLRPTRIGDRVLDCCFTKLVVKDDGTSTTILGDPGSGAQLSVWQERGHMHVFTGDTLSRDRRGSIALEPVEDLTNAFNLPGRIDPLLLDPEKTRTFRCGFTYEEGERP from the coding sequence ATGGAGAAAACGGTGGTCAGCACGGAGTCAGGACAAAGCCATACGACGATATCGGCGAAGACGATACAGGGGATCGAAATGATCGAAGTTACAGGGCCCCGGTACCGTGCCCGAATAGCTTTGCAAGGCGCCACGCTTCTCGACTGGTGGCCAAGAAGCGTCGACGGTCTGGAAGATGAAAGCCTCGTTGACGGCTATCGCGACCTGCGCGAACTGAAGTCGCAAAACGGCGTCCGCAATGCAATCCTCGCTCCGTTTACCAATCGCCTCACAGGTGGCCGATTCTATTTCGACGGCCTTGTCCACGAGCTTTCGCCGATCGCCGAAGGCGAAGATGAGGTTTATCACGGATTTGCACGTGTCAGGCTTTTTGCGCTTGGTCAGGTCGATTCTTACGGAGACAATCTCCGGATCGAGCTCATCCATGAAACGGCAGATGTTGGCGCCACCGGCTACCCGTACAATCTTAGAATCTCCGTTGTCTATATGTTCGCTGGACATGAGGTCGAGCTTCAGATCGCTACCACGAACCTTGGCGAGCAGCGAGCTCCCTATGCTGCTGGGTGGCACCCCTATTTCAGATTGCCCGGAACCACCGCGATCGATGACCTGATTTTGCAGGTTCCATCGCGATCCGTTGTGGAAACCATTGATCTAATTCCCAAAGTCGCGTCGAACGGGGAGTTGGACCTTCGAGACAATGATACATTCCTTCGACCAACAAGAATTGGCGATCGGGTTCTCGATTGCTGCTTTACGAAGCTCGTTGTCAAAGACGATGGAACCTCCACCACGATCCTGGGCGATCCGGGCTCCGGGGCTCAATTGTCGGTATGGCAAGAGCGCGGGCACATGCATGTTTTTACGGGTGACACCCTTTCGAGGGATCGACGCGGCTCCATCGCGCTCGAACCCGTCGAAGATCTGACAAACGCCTTCAACCTGCCTGGCCGTATCGATCCGTTGCTTCTCGATCCGGAGAAAACTCGAACATTCCGGTGTGGCTTCACCTACGAGGAAGGCGAGAGACCATGA
- the gtfA gene encoding sucrose phosphorylase has product MQNKVQLITYVDRLSGGGFPELRALFNGKLQGLFGGVHALPFFNPIDGADAGFDPTDHTIVDPRLGSWDDVRALSGSVEIMADLIVNHVSAQSSWFRDFIAKGPESEFADMFMTFDKVFPSGASEQNLLNIYRPRPGLPFSKVTLADGSQRMLWTTFTSHQIDIDIHSAHGASYLETILDRFAEANVTAIRLDAAGYAIKKAGTSCFMIDETYAFLAKLAEKARERGMEVLVEIHSYYRDQIEIAKKVDRVYDFALPPLILHSLFTGDATALARWLEISPHNAITVLDTHDGIGVIDVGAHSDGRPGLLEPQAIDHLVEEIHRRSEGQSRLATGAAASNLDLYQVNCTYYDALGRNDDDYLIARAIQFFAPGIPQVYYVGLLGGINDMELLGKTGVGRDINRHFYEDREIDLALESPLVKRLSDLIRFRNTHPAFNGSFEVATDDTGSLVLSWNLNTEFAQLVVSFSQGKATITASGCYDFTFSGAIA; this is encoded by the coding sequence ATGCAAAATAAAGTACAGCTAATTACCTATGTCGACCGGCTCAGCGGTGGCGGTTTTCCGGAGTTGAGAGCCTTATTCAACGGAAAGCTGCAAGGCTTGTTCGGCGGCGTCCATGCCTTGCCGTTCTTCAACCCGATCGACGGCGCTGATGCCGGGTTCGATCCCACCGATCACACGATTGTCGATCCTCGCCTTGGTAGCTGGGATGACGTTCGCGCCCTGTCCGGTTCCGTGGAGATCATGGCCGATCTCATCGTCAACCACGTCTCGGCGCAATCGAGCTGGTTCCGGGACTTCATCGCAAAGGGACCTGAATCAGAATTTGCAGACATGTTCATGACATTCGACAAGGTCTTTCCCAGTGGTGCCAGCGAACAGAACCTCCTGAATATCTATCGGCCGCGCCCTGGCCTGCCGTTTTCAAAGGTCACGCTTGCAGATGGCAGCCAGCGGATGCTGTGGACCACGTTCACCTCGCACCAGATCGACATCGACATCCACAGTGCTCATGGCGCCTCATACCTGGAGACCATCCTCGATCGTTTTGCTGAAGCCAACGTAACGGCAATCCGCCTCGATGCCGCCGGCTACGCGATCAAGAAGGCCGGAACCAGTTGCTTTATGATTGATGAAACCTATGCCTTCCTTGCCAAGCTCGCCGAGAAGGCACGGGAGCGCGGGATGGAGGTTCTTGTCGAAATTCACAGCTACTATCGTGACCAGATCGAAATCGCCAAAAAGGTCGACCGCGTCTACGATTTCGCGCTGCCGCCACTGATATTGCATTCATTGTTCACGGGCGATGCGACAGCGCTGGCGCGTTGGCTGGAGATCAGCCCTCACAACGCAATCACCGTCCTCGACACTCACGACGGGATCGGCGTCATCGATGTCGGCGCGCACAGTGATGGCCGACCCGGACTTTTGGAACCGCAGGCAATCGACCATCTGGTCGAGGAGATTCACAGGCGCTCAGAGGGACAGAGCCGTTTGGCAACAGGCGCTGCAGCCTCTAACCTGGACCTCTATCAGGTGAACTGCACCTATTACGACGCGCTCGGCCGTAACGACGACGACTACCTCATCGCCCGCGCAATCCAGTTTTTCGCACCCGGTATCCCGCAAGTCTATTACGTCGGCCTCCTGGGCGGGATCAATGACATGGAATTGCTGGGAAAGACGGGCGTCGGGCGTGACATCAATCGGCACTTTTACGAAGACCGGGAAATTGATCTCGCTCTTGAATCGCCGCTCGTCAAACGACTGTCGGACTTGATCCGCTTCCGTAACACCCATCCGGCCTTCAATGGATCGTTCGAGGTAGCAACCGATGACACCGGAAGCCTTGTTTTAAGCTGGAATCTCAACACCGAGTTTGCTCAACTAGTAGTTTCGTTCTCTCAAGGCAAGGCAACGATCACGGCTTCAGGCTGCTACGATTTCACATTCTCAGGAGCGATCGCATGA
- the traR gene encoding autoinducer-binding transcriptional regulator TraR produces the protein MQHWLDKLTDLTAIEGDGCILKTGLADVADHFGFTGYAYLHIQHKHIIAVTNYHHDWRSLYFDKKFDALDPVVKRARSRKQVFAWSGEQERPKLSEEERAFYAQAADFGIRSGITIPIRTANGSMSMFTLASERTAIPLDREIDAVAAAAAVGQLHARISFLRITPTAEDAAWLDPKEATYLRWIAVGKTMEEIADVEEVKYNSVRVKLREAMKRFDVRSKAHLTALAIRRKLI, from the coding sequence ATGCAGCATTGGCTGGACAAGCTGACCGATCTTACGGCAATTGAGGGCGATGGGTGCATCCTCAAAACAGGGCTGGCGGACGTCGCCGACCATTTCGGCTTCACCGGCTATGCTTATCTCCACATCCAGCACAAGCACATCATCGCCGTGACCAACTATCATCACGATTGGCGGTCGCTCTACTTCGACAAGAAATTCGACGCTCTCGACCCGGTCGTCAAACGCGCAAGATCCAGGAAGCAGGTCTTCGCCTGGTCTGGCGAACAGGAGAGGCCGAAGCTATCGGAGGAAGAACGCGCCTTCTATGCACAAGCGGCCGATTTTGGCATCCGCTCCGGCATCACCATCCCCATCAGGACCGCCAACGGTTCGATGTCGATGTTCACGCTGGCGTCGGAGAGGACGGCAATCCCGCTTGATCGGGAGATCGATGCGGTTGCAGCAGCGGCGGCCGTCGGGCAGCTCCATGCCCGCATCTCCTTCCTTCGGATCACGCCCACCGCTGAAGATGCCGCATGGCTCGATCCGAAAGAGGCGACCTATCTGAGATGGATTGCCGTCGGCAAGACGATGGAGGAGATCGCAGACGTGGAAGAGGTCAAGTACAATAGTGTCCGCGTCAAGCTTCGCGAGGCCATGAAGCGCTTCGACGTCCGCAGCAAAGCTCATCTCACCGCGCTCGCAATTCGAAGAAAACTGATCTGA
- a CDS encoding transcriptional repressor TraM — protein sequence MESEDATLTKKVELRPLVGLTRGLPPADLEAITIDAIRTHRQLVEKADELFQGLPETYKTGKEAGGPQHIRYIEASIEMHAQMSAVNTLISILGFIPKVLVN from the coding sequence ATGGAATCGGAAGATGCAACATTGACGAAGAAGGTCGAGCTTCGCCCATTGGTTGGGCTGACGCGTGGACTACCTCCAGCGGACCTGGAAGCAATCACGATCGATGCTATCCGGACACACCGGCAGTTGGTGGAAAAAGCTGATGAACTGTTCCAGGGTCTGCCAGAGACCTACAAAACCGGAAAAGAAGCCGGCGGCCCTCAGCATATCCGTTACATAGAGGCGAGCATTGAGATGCATGCGCAGATGAGTGCCGTGAATACGCTGATCAGCATTCTTGGTTTCATCCCCAAGGTCCTCGTGAACTGA
- a CDS encoding TraH family protein, producing the protein MVDAALIKECSDPGLKPAIVEQFIERAGAPDPLAVTVRSGNRVVLVPKPATADEAMNLIAQHVGRNVVRVGVTQYPAGLGVVEAGQLKSDMVDACENIRMGTALFAKVYRIVTKWYGNPTDKDVLPQVFDDAIIAWQTGYFEGTAVFRAVDPGDVKLPEPEPTMESETSEVGSYKMKGGNVDPALGAERVDPNKAGIRIDLSGIGAREK; encoded by the coding sequence ATGGTCGATGCCGCTCTCATCAAGGAATGCAGCGATCCCGGTCTGAAACCGGCGATCGTCGAGCAGTTCATCGAGCGGGCAGGGGCACCGGACCCGCTTGCAGTCACGGTCCGCTCGGGCAATCGTGTCGTGCTCGTCCCGAAGCCCGCGACGGCGGACGAGGCAATGAACCTCATCGCCCAGCATGTCGGCCGAAACGTCGTGCGCGTCGGCGTCACGCAATATCCGGCCGGGCTCGGTGTCGTGGAAGCCGGCCAGCTGAAATCCGACATGGTGGATGCTTGCGAGAACATCCGGATGGGCACGGCGCTGTTCGCCAAGGTCTATCGCATCGTTACCAAATGGTACGGCAATCCGACCGACAAGGACGTTCTGCCGCAGGTGTTCGACGATGCGATCATTGCCTGGCAGACCGGGTATTTCGAAGGGACAGCCGTGTTCCGGGCAGTAGATCCGGGCGACGTGAAGCTGCCAGAGCCGGAACCAACGATGGAATCGGAAACGTCCGAAGTCGGCAGTTACAAGATGAAGGGCGGCAACGTCGATCCTGCACTTGGGGCGGAGCGGGTCGACCCGAACAAGGCCGGTATTCGGATCGACCTTTCTGGCATCGGCGCGCGCGAGAAGTGA
- a CDS encoding conjugal transfer protein TraB, with the protein MLIAASVACGWIAWSGHVLALPVAVLFPALWALSPSRLAAGLVSAGYFLAASRGLPQGVANFYAADLWPGLLLWAAASLSFAGVHAALWKARPEGKSPGKGRPGMGRAARYLAAALLMGLPPLGITGWAHPLSATGVLFPGWGWWGLVAMTAGLATMTSRYWPAAAIVLGGFWLWSAATWTSPNLPEGWKGVDLEQGQKLGRDGSLGYHRDLIATVRAAAGEKTRFVVLPESALGFWTPTIERQWREGLGGGDITVIAGAAVIGPTGYDNVVVAISADEARILYRERVPVPVSMWQPWRAWTGQGGGARANLFGNPVVQSDGQKLAALICYEQLLLWPVLQSMLHSPTAIVAPGNGWWTAGTSIVAIQNASVMAWAKLFGLPVVTAFNR; encoded by the coding sequence TTGCTCATCGCCGCATCTGTCGCCTGCGGCTGGATTGCCTGGAGCGGTCATGTGCTGGCCCTTCCGGTCGCGGTGCTGTTTCCGGCGCTCTGGGCGTTGTCGCCGTCGCGCCTGGCGGCAGGGCTCGTGTCGGCCGGATATTTTCTGGCTGCCTCGCGTGGGCTGCCGCAGGGTGTTGCCAATTTCTATGCCGCCGATCTCTGGCCTGGACTTTTGCTCTGGGCAGCTGCTTCGCTCTCCTTTGCCGGCGTGCATGCGGCGCTCTGGAAGGCGCGACCGGAAGGGAAGTCTCCGGGAAAAGGTCGACCGGGAATGGGCAGGGCGGCGCGTTATCTGGCGGCGGCGCTTCTCATGGGACTTCCGCCCCTCGGCATAACCGGCTGGGCACATCCGCTGAGCGCTACAGGCGTGCTCTTTCCGGGATGGGGATGGTGGGGGCTGGTCGCGATGACAGCCGGCCTGGCGACAATGACATCGCGATACTGGCCGGCTGCCGCCATTGTCCTGGGAGGATTTTGGCTCTGGTCCGCCGCTACGTGGACTTCACCGAATCTACCGGAGGGATGGAAGGGCGTCGACCTCGAACAGGGTCAGAAACTCGGAAGAGACGGCTCGCTTGGCTATCACCGTGACCTGATTGCAACGGTGCGCGCGGCTGCGGGTGAGAAAACCCGCTTTGTCGTCCTTCCTGAAAGTGCGCTCGGCTTCTGGACGCCAACGATCGAGCGCCAATGGCGAGAGGGCTTGGGCGGCGGCGACATCACCGTGATCGCCGGCGCGGCCGTCATCGGTCCGACCGGCTACGACAATGTCGTGGTGGCGATTTCGGCTGACGAAGCACGAATTCTCTATCGCGAACGCGTGCCGGTCCCGGTGTCCATGTGGCAGCCATGGCGGGCATGGACCGGGCAGGGCGGCGGAGCCCGCGCCAACCTCTTCGGCAATCCAGTTGTGCAAAGCGACGGCCAGAAGCTCGCCGCGCTGATCTGCTACGAACAGCTCCTCCTTTGGCCGGTCCTGCAGTCGATGCTGCATTCCCCGACCGCAATCGTTGCCCCGGGCAACGGATGGTGGACCGCGGGAACGTCGATCGTCGCCATACAAAACGCGAGCGTGATGGCCTGGGCAAAACTGTTCGGCTTGCCCGTCGTTACGGCGTTCAACAGATAA
- the traF gene encoding conjugative transfer signal peptidase TraF, with the protein MRRRVLLFLAGAGGVVTGLAAIAYMGGFRLNLTPSEPLGLWRIEALHRPVEIGDLVFVCLPVTAIFEEARQRGYLRRGLCSGGFAPLIKTVAALPGQHVAIGANVAVDGRILPSSLLRQSDGEGRPITPFGSGIVPPKNLFLHSSFASSYDSRYFGPVPDTGLLGLARPVLTFEP; encoded by the coding sequence ATGAGGCGGCGCGTCCTCCTGTTTCTGGCCGGCGCTGGCGGGGTGGTCACCGGTCTGGCGGCGATCGCATATATGGGCGGCTTTCGGTTGAACCTGACGCCGAGCGAACCGCTTGGGCTCTGGCGCATCGAAGCTCTCCATCGTCCGGTCGAAATCGGTGATCTGGTGTTCGTCTGCCTGCCGGTGACAGCAATCTTCGAGGAGGCCCGTCAGCGCGGGTATCTGCGCCGCGGGCTTTGCTCTGGCGGCTTTGCGCCGCTAATCAAGACAGTGGCGGCGCTTCCCGGACAGCATGTCGCGATCGGTGCGAATGTCGCGGTCGACGGCAGAATTCTTCCTTCGTCGCTCCTCAGACAGAGCGATGGCGAGGGCAGGCCGATCACACCGTTCGGAAGCGGCATCGTGCCGCCGAAAAATCTGTTTCTTCACTCATCCTTTGCGAGCTCCTATGACTCACGGTACTTCGGGCCGGTTCCGGACACGGGCCTTCTCGGCCTGGCGCGGCCGGTCCTCACTTTCGAACCGTAA